The sequence CTTCACCCTGTTAGTGGTTCTGGGCTGGCTCCTCAAAAGTTTACCCAAAACgggaaaaagaatgaaaacttAAAAGTATCTACATTTAGCAAAAGAAGAGTTTACACAGGTTGCTTGGCAACAGGACTTCCTGGTTTAGAAACGTGCAAAAATGAAGAAACGCAGACAAGGCGCcgacagaaaagacaaaaaaaaacgtaatttattttggttcaaacttttttttgatTTTACTTCTTCCTGGTTTACTTTTGTCCTTCTTTTCTTACTCTGAGTTTTCGTAGTCTGGGTTGTTTAGAGTGTGTCATGCGTCTTCTGTCCAATCCGAGTACAGTGGTTTTGGCGCGGAGTCGGGCTTTATACTTTATActgcacactttgaagtgtgcagactgTGTAGGCTACAGACTTTTGAAGACTGCTTAATGTTCGTGAAATGGTACATGGTTCCCATAGCACAAACACAGGACGCTGAgtcacttaaacctcagaaattactcataggacactttagTTGATGTTAACACTGACCGgtaacaccaacagtaaaataaataataaaaaattctcCCCcgtcacagttgtcatgaaggtaaacttgaccttttaatcctaaaatggatttttgtaccaggatttaaacatgtttatttctactgtgaagttggtctttttaacatgggagtctatggggatttgctgttttggagcccctagtggatgaggggggaactgcagtttatttctcttccacacaggcttcacattttaccgccggaggttgctgcttgttTATGCTATACTTGTACTAAACTTATactatacgtatatatatactatacttTACTTATACATATACTATACTTATACGTATACTATAcgtatactatactatactatacttaTACATATACTATACTTATACTATACTATAcgtatactatactatacttaTACTATATGTATGCTATACGTATGCTATACTATACTTATAcatatactatactatacttaTATTATATGTATACTATACCATACTTACACATATACTATACTTATACTATACATATGCTATACGTATGCTATACTATACTTATACATATACTATAGTTTACGTATACTATACGTATGCTATATGTATACTGTACTATacttatacatatatatatatatatatatatttgatttaaaatatttcttcactCCCCCAATTAGTGGAATTATAATAAACTAAAAGAAGCCTTAAACTGTGCAGCAGAGTTGAAACAAGGACTTTTTAGGGAAATACAAACTGatgtaaagtttatttttccagtcatTTACATTTCAgtataattcaaggaaggaatatgaatatgaattcttgtaaaaataaaaagcatgcatCGCTTTCAAAGagtaaaatgtaagaaaattcAGTCATTATGaatctttatttacttcctcTTCCAGAGGGAGAGAAATTCGCTGCAGCGTCCGAATACCCAAATATAACTTTCATTTTAACACTAAAACCAGTGGAAACATGAGCAAAGAAAATGTGGCAAACTGGTTTAAAGATGCTTTTGAAATTTCCATCTGCAGCTACAGCCAAACGGTTTCTGACTCTTCAGCAACACTCGAACCACCAGGGACTCCTTTTGACCCTCTTTCCATTTTCGGCCTCACGTAGCTCCTAAATTTAACCTCATCTCGCTCAAACTTCATAACTTTACCTGAAATGACTCGTTTTGTCATATTGTGAATTTGGGATGTCTGtggtacaaaataaaaagactgataATTTATACCAAGAATCACTACGGAAAACCGACTCAGTGTCAGCGTTGCTAGGCAACCGGTTTGTGGCACCAATAAATGACGGAtaccttaatttatttgatttagccTGATGACTAGCTAATCCAGACATAACCCTTTAATAATCTGGTCAGATGATAACATCCCATCACGTCGCCTCAGCTGGGAGGCCAGCCACTGATCGAAGAAATGGTgagaagaagcagaagcagcCTGGCTGCGCTCCAACGAATGAATGCGGGAGAAATGACGAGCTCCATCTGATGGAGGAGCTCAGTGACCCATCCTTGCCTCCAGTGAGGATGATGAGCCAGGATACCGAAAACAGCCCAAGCTCCCGGTGGCAGGAGGGCCCACTGGCCCACCCAGCGTTACCCATCCCGCTGGCAGATCCCAGACCCGCCGACGCGTCCCAGACCCGGCAACACATCCCAGACCCGCTTGCACGACACGTCCCAGACCCGCCAACATGTCCCAGACCTGCTGGCAAATCCCAGACCCGCCGGCATGTCGCAGACCTGCCCACACGTCCCAGACCTGCTGGCAGATCCCAGACCCGCCGACATGTCCCAGACCTGCTGGCAAATCCCAGGCCCGTTGGCATGTCCCAGGCGGATCCCAGACCCGCCGACACGTCCCAGACCAGCCGACACGCCATAGACCTGCCTGCACGACACGTCCCAGACCCGCCAGCAGATCCCAGACCCGCCAGCAGATCCCAGACCCACCGGCACTTCCCAGACCCGCCGGCAAATCCCAGACCCGCCGACACTTCCCACACCCGCCGGCAGATCCCACACCCGCCGACAAGTCCCAGACCTGCTGGCAGATCCCAGCCCCATCGGAACGTCCCAGACCCGCCGACATGTCCCAGACCCGCCGGCAGATCCCAGACCCCGTGACACGTCCCAGGGCCGCCGACATGTCCTAGACACTCCGACACGTCCCAGACCCGCTGGCAGATCCCAGACCCCGTGACACGTCCCAGGGCCGCCGACATGTCCTAGACACTCCGACACGTCCCAGACCCGCTGGCAGATCCCAGACCCCGTGACACGTCCCAGAGCCGCCGACATGTCCTAGACACTCCGACACGTCCCAGACCCGCTGGCAGATCCCAGACCCTACGACTTGTCCCAGACCCCGTGACACATCCCAGACCTGCCGGCAGATCCCAGACCCGCCGATATGTCCAATACCCGTCAACACGTCCAAGACCCACCAACACGTCCAAGACCCGCCGACACATCCCCGACCTGCTGGCAGATCCCAGACCCGTTGACACGTCCCAGACCCGCCGGCACCAGACCTGCCGATACGTCCCAGACCCGCCGACATGTCCCAGACCTGCTGGCAGATCCCAGACCCATCGGAATGTCCCAGATCCGCCGACACGTCCCAGACCTGCTGGCAGATCCCAGACCCGTTTGCATGTCCTAGGCAGATCCCAGACCCGCCGATACATCCCAGACACTCCGACACGTCCCAGACCTTAAGACATGTCCCAGACCCGCCGACACGTCCCAGACCCGCCGGCAGATCCAAGACCCTACGACTTGTCCCAGACTTCCTGACAAGTCCCAGACCCGCTGACACGTCCCAGACCTGCCTGCACGTCCCAGACCCGCCGGCAGATCCCGACCCTACGACACGTCCCAGACCCGCCGGCACCAGACCTGCCGATACGTCCCAGACCCGCCGACATGTCCCAGACCCGCCAGCAGATCCCAGACCCGCCGACACAATCTATCACCATGCATGTGCTTGTGGATGTGCAGTGCATGTGCGCCGTGCGTGTGCTGAGAATGTGAGGAAGGTCACTGCACGCGTTTCCTCATTCATTTGACTCATGTTGGCATCCTTCCACtttaatttaatgaatattGAAATGTTTGCAATGTAAAACTTTCCCCATTTATGATGTTAATGTTAAACTGGATGTTTTCCCGATGTGCTTTATAATAAATGACCAGCTGACATCCGACGGGTACTCCAGCTATGATTCCAATTGTTCCCCtaaaataactgataaaaacaagaatacacGTAAAAACGATTGAATTTTGTCTGATGTAAGTTTCTACTGGAACCAGGAGGCTGAAGTAATGCCACCTGCTAATCgatttttttctacttctgAATAAGAAAAAGATTCAACAGGAAAAGAAATCTCATGTGCTTCCTTCTGCCAAGGAAAACCGTCTAACTTTACGTTTTCAGGGATGTGTTCAC comes from Melanotaenia boesemani isolate fMelBoe1 chromosome 20, fMelBoe1.pri, whole genome shotgun sequence and encodes:
- the LOC121631376 gene encoding uncharacterized PE-PGRS family protein PE_PGRS46-like gives rise to the protein MHGDRLCRRVWDLLAGLGRVVGSGSAGGSGTCRQVWDVSAGLGLVRKSGTSRRVLDLPAGLGRVGGSGTCLKVWDVSECLGCIGGSGICLGHANGSGICQQVWDVSADLGHSDGSGICQQVWDMSAGLGRIGRSGAGGSGTCQRVWDLPAGRGCVGGSWTCWWVLDVLTGIGHIGGSGICRQVWDVSRGLGQVVGSGICWRVWDVSCRQVYGVSAGLGRVGGSGIRLGHANGPGICQQVWDMSAGLGSASRSGTCGQVCDMPAGLGFASRSGTCWRVWDVSCKRVWDVLPGLGRVGGSGICQRDG